Proteins from a single region of Candidatus Paceibacterota bacterium:
- a CDS encoding alpha-amylase family glycosyl hydrolase gives MARSMHFSDCSWPSARKAPRHWHSAAGAVLVLSGLCALPVAAQSSRPGVGAIPYADAQGTGVTFRVWAPNATSVSVPGDFNAWSTSANYLTRETGTEYWSADIPAARAGHKYKLHLNNSIWKRDPRSRKVEHSAGNSIVYDQQAFRWAGDTRLPINQSDLVIYEMHVGAFYDPTPSSGDPGKFSNAIQKLDHLAALGINAVQLMPVTEFAGDYSWGYNPAEPYAVENAGYGGPDGLKIFVKAAHARGIRVLLDIVHNHYGPSDLDLWGFDNGVTPGIYFYSAPDICCTLWGSRPRYNADGVRSYIIDNFRMWMDDYHIDGFRWDAVGAMRYYDPGHVNIPEADSLIQHINNTEIRAQRPGVISIAEDEAYGQGFHGEWDRGFADLLIRQIVEGTDANRNMNDLWNAMNGNGFFRVVYSENHDLTGELNGSGNQRLPTRIQPADPDGYYARKRSMLAAAVTMTIPALPMLFMGQELLEVEQFNDDNPLDWTRATTYSNVVNFYRDIIHLRRNLDGISLGLTGPNVTSHVVRNDAPWKLLAFHRYGAGANDQVMIVMNFTSTAIPSYWIHTWPASGNWYVNLNSDWPRYGSDFGNFGSSMVNVTGSSGQVAIGPYSVLVLSRQAHPDLDADGDGLRNGWEQQYFSNPVVAVATDDNDGDGMNNLQEQAADTNPASSASVLRFISLAATNGTLALRWTGGQNARQVLQQSVAMGSSWTNIFTNPPPTATTNTLVLSKAAAARFYRIQILP, from the coding sequence ATGGCCCGAAGCATGCATTTCTCGGATTGCTCATGGCCGTCGGCGCGCAAGGCCCCCCGGCACTGGCATTCCGCGGCAGGCGCGGTCCTGGTCCTGAGCGGGCTGTGCGCGTTGCCAGTCGCGGCCCAATCATCCCGCCCGGGTGTCGGCGCAATACCTTACGCCGACGCACAGGGCACCGGTGTCACCTTTCGCGTGTGGGCCCCCAATGCCACCTCGGTGAGCGTGCCGGGCGACTTCAACGCCTGGAGTACTTCCGCGAATTACCTCACGAGGGAAACCGGCACCGAATACTGGTCGGCGGACATCCCGGCCGCCCGCGCCGGTCATAAATATAAGCTCCATCTGAACAATTCGATCTGGAAGCGCGACCCCCGCAGCCGGAAGGTGGAGCATTCTGCGGGAAACTCCATTGTCTATGACCAGCAGGCGTTTCGGTGGGCGGGCGACACCCGGCTGCCGATTAATCAATCCGACCTGGTGATCTACGAAATGCACGTCGGAGCGTTTTACGACCCCACGCCCAGCAGCGGCGACCCCGGCAAATTCTCCAACGCAATCCAGAAGCTGGACCATCTCGCCGCGCTAGGGATCAACGCGGTACAGCTGATGCCAGTGACGGAGTTCGCCGGGGACTACAGTTGGGGCTACAACCCAGCCGAACCTTACGCGGTGGAAAACGCCGGGTACGGGGGGCCGGACGGCTTGAAAATCTTCGTGAAGGCCGCGCACGCGCGAGGCATCCGCGTGCTGCTGGACATCGTCCACAATCACTACGGCCCCAGCGATCTCGACCTGTGGGGCTTCGATAACGGCGTCACCCCGGGCATCTATTTCTACTCGGCCCCGGACATCTGTTGCACCCTCTGGGGCAGCCGCCCGCGGTATAACGCGGATGGCGTTCGCTCATACATCATAGACAACTTCCGAATGTGGATGGACGACTACCACATTGACGGCTTCCGCTGGGATGCCGTGGGTGCGATGCGCTATTACGACCCGGGGCATGTGAACATTCCCGAGGCCGACTCGCTCATCCAACACATCAACAACACCGAGATTCGCGCCCAACGGCCGGGCGTGATCAGTATCGCCGAGGACGAGGCCTACGGACAGGGCTTCCACGGAGAGTGGGACCGCGGCTTCGCCGACCTGCTGATCCGGCAAATCGTCGAAGGCACGGATGCGAATCGCAACATGAACGACTTGTGGAACGCGATGAACGGCAACGGCTTCTTCCGTGTCGTCTATTCCGAAAACCACGACCTGACCGGCGAGCTCAACGGGTCAGGCAACCAGCGCCTTCCCACGCGCATTCAACCCGCCGACCCGGACGGCTATTACGCCCGCAAACGCTCGATGCTGGCCGCGGCGGTCACTATGACCATTCCCGCGCTGCCGATGCTCTTTATGGGCCAGGAGTTGCTGGAAGTCGAACAATTCAACGACGACAACCCGCTCGATTGGACGCGCGCCACGACCTATTCCAACGTCGTCAACTTCTACCGCGACATCATTCACCTGCGCCGCAACCTCGACGGCATAAGCCTCGGCCTCACCGGCCCCAATGTCACCAGCCATGTCGTCCGCAACGACGCCCCGTGGAAGCTGCTCGCATTCCATCGCTATGGCGCGGGCGCGAACGACCAGGTGATGATTGTCATGAACTTCACCAGCACGGCCATTCCCAGCTATTGGATTCACACCTGGCCCGCGAGCGGCAACTGGTACGTGAACCTCAACTCCGATTGGCCCCGCTACGGAAGTGACTTCGGCAACTTCGGCAGCTCCATGGTCAACGTCACCGGGAGCAGCGGCCAGGTCGCCATCGGTCCCTACAGCGTGTTGGTCCTCTCGCGCCAGGCGCACCCCGACCTGGACGCGGACGGAGATGGGCTGCGGAATGGCTGGGAACAACAGTACTTCAGCAATCCGGTCGTGGCAGTGGCAACCGATGACAACGACGGCGACGGAATGAACAACCTGCAGGAGCAAGCGGCAGATACAAACCCGGCATCCTCCGCCTCCGTGCTGAGGTTCATCAGCCTTGCGGCCACGAACGGCACTCTGGCATTGCGCTGGACTGGCGGCCAGAACGCACGGCAGGTGTTGCAGCAATCCGTGGCGATGGGCAGTTCGTGGACCAACATTTTCACGAACCCGCCGCCCACCGCGACCACTAATACGCTGGTCCTTTCAAAGGCCGCCGCCGCCCGGTTTTACCGGATACAGATACTTCCTTGA
- the clpB gene encoding ATP-dependent chaperone ClpB, translated as MQLDRFTIKSQEALQGAQRIAREHSHQEVDGEHLLLAMIGQTDSLIPDLLEKVGVTLAQLKPELERELARRHKVQGVSSLDVFLSPSLKKTLDAAQTEAGKLKDDYISTEHLLLGLLDEAGPALKKIFQAHGLKRDAVLRALADLRGNQRVTDANPEDKFQALEKYGRDLTALARQNKIDPVIGRDEEIRRVMQVLSRRTKNNPVLIGEPGVGKTAIAEGLARRIISGDVPETLKNKRLLAMDLSAMIAGAKYRGEFEDRLKAFLKEIASSEGKIILFIDELHTLVGAGAAEGATDAANIMKPQLARGELRAIGATTLDEYRKHIEKDPALERRFQPVLVSEPSVEATIAILRGLKERYEVHHGVRIQDAALVSAATLSHRYIADRFLPDKAIDLIDEAASRLRMELDSMPTEIDQLERQIQQLEIEQSALKKEKDEGSRERLKKLERDLANLKDQSKQLKAQWQNEKAAINAVSIVNSQIEQAKLELEQAQRRNDLNAAAQIQYGKLPELQKKLAAAEKTLHDKPAGQRLLTQEVSEEDIAKVVASWTGIPVSRMLEGEREKLVKMEERLEQRVVGQKEALEAVANAVRRSRSGLQEPNRPIGSFIFLGPTGVGKTETARALAEFLFDDENAMARIDMSEYMEKHTVARLIGAPPGYVGYEEGGQLSEAVRRRPYSVVLFDEIEKAHHDVFNVLLQMLDDGRLTDGQGRTVDFRNTIIIMTSNIGSPVIQEFYAGGSASVKDEGELERVVKLELKTHFRPEFLNRVDDIIIFHNLDEKHLARIVEIQLQRLEKRLAQQQLSLEVDRAARQLLAKEGFDPQFGARPLKRSIQDLVLDPLATKLLVGEFKPGDRIKVVTRDGALKFEKK; from the coding sequence ATGCAATTGGACCGGTTTACCATTAAGTCACAGGAAGCCCTGCAAGGGGCGCAGCGCATTGCGCGGGAGCATTCGCATCAGGAGGTGGATGGGGAGCATCTCCTGCTGGCGATGATTGGCCAGACCGACAGCCTGATCCCGGACTTGTTGGAGAAGGTTGGCGTGACCTTGGCACAGCTTAAGCCCGAGCTGGAGCGTGAACTCGCCCGCCGCCACAAGGTCCAGGGTGTTAGCTCACTCGATGTGTTCCTCAGTCCGAGCCTCAAGAAGACGCTGGATGCCGCGCAGACCGAGGCAGGCAAGCTGAAGGACGATTATATCAGCACCGAACATCTGCTGCTCGGCCTGCTGGACGAGGCCGGTCCCGCGCTTAAGAAGATTTTCCAGGCGCATGGCCTGAAGCGTGACGCGGTGCTGCGGGCGCTGGCCGACCTGCGCGGAAACCAGCGGGTTACCGACGCCAATCCGGAGGATAAGTTCCAGGCGCTGGAGAAATATGGGCGCGATCTGACCGCGCTGGCGCGGCAGAACAAGATTGACCCGGTCATCGGCCGCGACGAGGAGATCCGCCGGGTCATGCAGGTGTTGTCGCGCCGCACAAAGAACAACCCGGTGCTTATCGGCGAGCCCGGCGTGGGGAAGACGGCGATTGCCGAAGGACTGGCGCGGCGGATCATCAGCGGCGATGTACCCGAAACGCTGAAGAACAAACGGCTCCTGGCCATGGACTTGAGCGCCATGATCGCCGGCGCCAAGTATCGGGGCGAGTTCGAGGACCGGCTTAAGGCTTTCCTCAAGGAGATCGCCTCCAGCGAGGGCAAGATCATCCTGTTCATTGACGAGCTACACACCCTCGTCGGCGCAGGCGCGGCGGAAGGCGCCACGGACGCGGCGAACATCATGAAGCCGCAACTGGCCCGCGGCGAGCTTCGGGCCATCGGCGCGACCACGCTCGACGAGTATCGCAAACACATCGAGAAGGACCCGGCGCTGGAGCGGCGGTTCCAGCCGGTGCTGGTCTCCGAGCCGAGCGTCGAGGCGACCATCGCCATCCTGCGCGGGCTTAAAGAGCGTTACGAGGTCCACCACGGCGTGCGCATTCAAGACGCGGCGCTGGTCTCGGCGGCGACGCTGTCGCACCGCTACATCGCCGATCGGTTCCTGCCCGACAAGGCGATTGACCTGATTGATGAAGCGGCCTCGCGCCTGCGGATGGAGCTGGACTCCATGCCGACGGAGATTGACCAGTTGGAGCGTCAAATCCAGCAACTGGAGATTGAGCAGAGCGCGCTCAAGAAGGAGAAGGACGAAGGCTCGCGTGAGCGGCTCAAGAAGCTGGAGCGGGACCTGGCCAACCTCAAGGACCAATCCAAGCAGCTCAAGGCGCAGTGGCAGAACGAGAAAGCCGCCATCAATGCCGTCAGCATTGTCAACAGCCAGATTGAGCAGGCGAAGCTGGAGCTGGAGCAGGCGCAGCGCCGCAACGATTTGAACGCAGCGGCGCAAATCCAGTACGGCAAGCTGCCCGAGCTGCAGAAGAAGCTCGCGGCGGCTGAGAAGACCCTGCACGACAAGCCCGCGGGACAACGCCTGCTCACCCAGGAAGTGAGCGAAGAGGACATCGCGAAAGTGGTGGCGTCGTGGACCGGCATTCCCGTTTCGCGGATGCTCGAGGGGGAACGCGAGAAGCTGGTGAAGATGGAGGAGCGGCTGGAGCAACGGGTGGTTGGACAGAAGGAGGCGCTGGAGGCGGTAGCCAACGCGGTGCGGCGCTCCCGCAGCGGCTTACAGGAGCCCAACCGGCCCATCGGATCGTTTATCTTCCTGGGGCCAACCGGCGTCGGCAAGACCGAGACGGCTCGCGCGCTGGCCGAGTTCCTGTTTGACGACGAGAACGCCATGGCGCGCATTGACATGAGCGAGTACATGGAGAAGCACACCGTCGCGCGGCTCATCGGCGCGCCTCCCGGCTATGTCGGGTACGAGGAGGGCGGCCAGCTCAGCGAAGCGGTGCGGCGGCGGCCCTATAGCGTGGTGCTGTTCGATGAGATCGAGAAAGCTCACCATGACGTCTTCAACGTCCTCCTGCAAATGTTGGACGACGGCCGGCTAACGGACGGCCAGGGGCGCACGGTGGACTTCCGCAATACGATCATCATCATGACCAGCAACATCGGCTCACCGGTCATCCAGGAGTTTTACGCCGGCGGCAGCGCCTCGGTGAAGGACGAAGGAGAGCTGGAGCGGGTGGTGAAGCTGGAGCTCAAGACGCACTTTCGGCCGGAGTTTCTGAACCGGGTGGATGACATCATCATCTTCCACAATCTCGATGAGAAGCACCTTGCGCGCATCGTCGAGATCCAGCTACAGCGGCTGGAGAAACGCCTGGCACAACAGCAGCTCAGCCTGGAAGTGGATCGCGCGGCCAGGCAGTTGCTCGCCAAGGAAGGCTTCGATCCGCAATTCGGCGCCCGCCCGCTCAAGCGCAGCATCCAGGATCTGGTGCTGGATCCGCTGGCCACGAAACTGCTGGTCGGCGAATTCAAGCCCGGCGACCGTATTAAAGTGGTCACACGCGACGGTGCGCTGAAGTTTGAGAAGAAGTAA
- a CDS encoding type II secretion system protein: MNKRSKRRAGISLIELLCVVAIIAIMAALYLPAIARAFHRIRTFLGGLS; this comes from the coding sequence ATGAACAAACGCTCGAAGCGAAGAGCCGGGATTTCTCTGATAGAGCTCCTGTGCGTCGTCGCCATCATTGCGATAATGGCCGCGCTTTACCTCCCGGCCATCGCCAGGGCCTTCCACAGAATCCGCACTTTCCTCGGAGGCTTGAGCTGA